GTactagtttttttccccacaacttaccaaaaaaaaaatgtttttcttgtcaaaGACCAAAAAAACTTTCCCATGAACTGAGTTTTCTTGTCTTAAACTCTCAAAGCTGAATTGCTTCCCTAGTTCAAACAAAACTATTTCCTTCtcgtaaataaacatttttaattttgctaTTCTCCCCCCCATATAAAATGAACTTGGTTGGCATTCTATAGAACATCTGTAAATATGAGGCATACACTTGACTAGTCACTAGGGGGAGCGGGAGGAGAGGAAGaggcggaaaaaaaataattcactgGAAACAGAATGAAGCATTCCAGCTGACACCCAATGACTAATTGGTTTTCCGCAACGAATCTGACACGCCCATTTTTGGAACCGTCTGGACGGGTTACCTGTAGATGTCGCAGGCGGGCAGGTTGATCTCCTGGTCGATGGCGTTCCACAGCTCGGGTCCGAGTGAGTTGAATCCTTCGCCCACGGCTGAGAACAAGCTGCTGTTGACCGCGTTGGCCACCTGAAAATAAAACCTTTCATCAGGTGTCAGCAGAAAAAAATTTGCTCCAACGTATTTTGGCGCCGCGCTGACCCAGTTGAGACTGGGCTCCTTGCTGAACTCGTGCGCCCGCGCCGCGCTGAAGTCGTAGTCGGGCCTGAAGGACTCGTTGAGCGTGGTGATGAGGTAGAAGATGGTCTTCCTGCAGCACTTGTCGCTCAGTGGGTTCTCTGCATCCTCGGCGCTCTTGGCCAGCCTGATGGAAAGAAGATGTTGACGTTACGGGATGTGTgacgcgtttttttttgttttttttttggtggggcgcGGCGATGCCAACTGACAGGTCGGGACTGGCGGCGCTGGCGGACTGCGGCGGGGACAGAGCCTCCAGGATGTGCGGCTCACCCTCCTGGCAGAACTGCTTGAACATGTGCTTGTCGTCGCCCGCCATCTTGCACGAGTAGCTCTCGATCCTGGCGGGGGACATCACAAACGACACTTTACAAAATGGAGACCAACCAGGCGTGTTAAgtgcgagagaaaaaaataataaaaataaaataaaataacacgctTAACATCTGCTCATCACTTTTTAAGCACACCTGCATAACCCAAATCAGACTCAACATTtagaaacaaaacacatttttgattaaatataaataataaaaatatgctGGAAGTTAAAATATCTTAGTTGATTTCAACTTACAAttgggaaataaaaaatatgctaactaaataaattgttttccaaaaaataaataaataaatcaaatatcgTATCTatgaaatatttacaaataaaagtaccagtatattaaaaaaacaaaaacaaaattataacagTTCAAatatagtataataataatttgtgaaatatttacaaataaaattacatgaaaaaaaatctgaaacatttttttaagtaacagtTCAGATATAATTTgtgaaatatttacaaataaaactacatttaaaaaatctaaAAGATAACATTTGTCATGTTGGTGGACATCAGAAACGATACTTTACAAAATGGAGCCCAACCAGGCGTGTTAagtgcgagagaaaaaaaaaacaaaaaaaaaaacacgctcaACATCTGCTCATCACTTTTTAAGCACACCTGCATAACCCAAGTCAGACTCAACATTtagaaacaaaacacatttttgattaaatataaataataaaaatatgctGGAAGTTAAAATATCTTAGTTGATTTCAACTTACAattaggaaataaaaaatatgctaattaaataaattgttttccaaaaaaaaaaaaaaaaaaaatatcgtatctatgaaatatttacaaataaaagtaccagtatattaaaaaaaaataaaaattataacagTTCAAatatagtataataataatttgtgaaatatttacaaataaaattacatggaaaaaaatctgaaacatttttttaagtaacagtTCAAATATAATTTgtgaaatatttacaaataaaactacattta
This genomic window from Festucalex cinctus isolate MCC-2025b chromosome 20, RoL_Fcin_1.0, whole genome shotgun sequence contains:
- the maf1b gene encoding MAF1 homolog, negative regulator of RNA polymerase III b isoform X2, with protein sequence MKLLENSIFEALSSRLCAETGESRILGRIESYSCKMAGDDKHMFKQFCQEGEPHILEALSPPQSASAASPDLLAKSAEDAENPLSDKCCRKTIFYLITTLNESFRPDYDFSAARAHEFSKEPSLNWVANAVNSSLFSAVGEGFNSLGPELWNAIDQEINLPACDIYSYNPDLDSDPFGEDGSLWSFNYFFYNKKLKRIVFLTCRYVSVLSGYGGDGLDNDELDMELDDQDEEEEELDGFTEDRCPRVVCV
- the maf1b gene encoding MAF1 homolog, negative regulator of RNA polymerase III b isoform X1, which codes for MTAQKAMKLLENSIFEALSSRLCAETGESRILGRIESYSCKMAGDDKHMFKQFCQEGEPHILEALSPPQSASAASPDLLAKSAEDAENPLSDKCCRKTIFYLITTLNESFRPDYDFSAARAHEFSKEPSLNWVANAVNSSLFSAVGEGFNSLGPELWNAIDQEINLPACDIYSYNPDLDSDPFGEDGSLWSFNYFFYNKKLKRIVFLTCRYVSVLSGYGGDGLDNDELDMELDDQDEEEEELDGFTEDRCPRVVCV